The sequence GACGACAGCGCCCGCATCATCGACCGGGCGCGCCGCTCCATGCCGGGGACGCTGAGCCGCACGGAGCGGGTGGTGCAGACGGTGGATACGCAGAACGGGCCGCTCTACCGCGCCCGGCTGACCGGCCTGACCCAACAGGACGCGGCGCAGAGCTGTGCCGGGCTTACAGGCATGGGCATGGCCTGTTTCGTGGTGCCCCCAGGCGCGTGATCGCCGCGCACACAAAGACGCTCGCGAGCGCCCGGCGTCATAGCCGGGCGCGGGATCAGATGTCGAGCGGCAGGGAGTCGAGGTCCAGGCCGAGGCGGCGGACGATCTCCGCCGCGGTGTTCAGGTTGGTCTCGAATTTCCAGGTCTGGCCGTTGGGGCGGTATTCGTTGACGTTGGGACGCCCGTTCGCGAAGCGGTAGGGCTGCACGCTGTACCAGCGGGCATCGCTCATCCCGATTCCCTGCTCCGCGGCGTAGGCTTCGGCAACCTGCGGCCACATGATGCCGCCGGGCTGGGTGGGCTGGTCGCTGTCGAGGAACGCGACGATGCGGACGCCGTTCAGTTCGAAGTCCACGCGCTGTTTCACACCGCCGCCGGTGGAGTTGTCGGGGGCGGACGCGGCCGAAGTCTGCGGCACTGTTACCTTTTCCATGACCTATAGCTCCGATTTGTCTGACAGCGTATAGGCAGAGGCGCACAGGAACCAGAGGCAAAATGCTCCGAGCGGCCCCGTTGGCTTGCAAAAGCGGCGGCCGGGTCCCGCGGAAGGTGCCGGGCCGGCGGCGCACACGGCTTTCGTCATAACCTGCGATCGAAGAATTACCGCCGTCGGGCCATCATTGGGGATTCCCACGGACCGTGCGATGCGCTAGATTCAGTTTTGGTTTTGTTCGCAGCCACCACCCCTGGTCAGAATGGCCCGCCTCATCGACCGTCCCGCCGAACATCAGGACCGTCCCATCGCCCCCGGCACCGCGGCTCCGCATTGCGAGCATTGCGGGCGCCCGCACGGCCATACGTTGCGCTGCCTGCCGGACGGCCGCTGGCTGTCGCCCGACGGGATCTGGTTCAGCGACGAAGGCGACCCGGCCCCCTGGCCGGACGTGGTCGAGTATGCCGGGGTTCGGACCTCGCGCAGCATCGTCGGGCTGTACCGCCGCCGCGCCGCCGCGATCGAGCTGTCCGCGGAGAATGCCATGGAACGGCGGTGGCTCTGCCGGCGTTGTCATATGGTCACCGCGCGCGACGAGCATCGGCGCGTCACCCGAACCCGGTCCCTGATGCGCCTCGCGCTCGGCGACCTGTTCGAGGGAACCTACACCATCTGAAGGGCTGCTCGGCCCTTCCGGGGAAAGAAAGCCAAACATTCCATGCAGCACGGACAGTCGACGCGCCGCTGGGCCGACCCGCGGCGCAGCATGAGGGATTCCGCCGTGGATGCCCCCGCCTCGCGCCACGCGAGGCCGGTCGATCCGGTCGTGACGGCCCTGAACCTGCTGAACAGCCCCCGCACCCGGGCGGCGCTCCTGAAAGCCGTCGAGGAACGGGTGAAGACCGACGCGGACGAACGCCGCCGCTTCGCCGCCGCCGCCGGACGGGTTCAAGGCGCCACGGGCGAGCAGGCGCTGACCCAGGCGGTCGGCAATTACCTGCGCGACCTGTCGCGCCTCCCGGAGGCCGGGCGAAGCGGCCCCTATCTGTGGCTGGCCGAGACGGTGGCCATCCTGTCCGGCGGCGGGCGCCCCGGACAGCCGGCCACCCTCCTCCGCGACCCGCGGGCCGAAGCGGAGGCGCTGTTCCGCCCGCGCGGAGCGGCCTCGGCGTAAGCGCGGCGCTTGAAGACGGGACAGGCCCGGCGCCGGGGATCGTCCGGCGCCGGGCCTGTCCTTCGCGACCCGATCCCGTGATCAGGCGATCGTGCCGTCGAACAGAGCCGGCTCGATGGCGTTCATCTTCGCCGTGTTCACCGCCCAGTCGTCGGTCATGATGCCGCCGGTGTCGCCCGAACCGGGGCTCCAGGCCCAGTAGGTGAAGCTGACGCCCTGGTCGCCCGCCGCAAGGTCGGACTTGCCGTCGCCGTTGTAGTCGCCGTCCATGTACTTGACCATGGCGTCGAGCCACTGCTTGTCCTGGCCGGTCTCGAGCTTGGTGCCGAACTCGCCGACCAGGACCGGCGCGATGCCCTTCTGGACGATCCAGCCCCAGGCGTCCGTCCAGATGTCCTTCATGTTGTTCGGGTAGGCGGGATCGTTGAACCAGCCGAAGCCGGCCATCGACGGCGGGTAGTCGTGGACGGAGTAGACCAGCTTGTTGTCGATGTTGAAGTCGACCGGGTCGGTCTTCACACCGTCCAGGTTGCCGCCCCACCAGTAGGTGCCCTCGGACGAGTTCTCGACGCCCTCGACGATCAGCAGCCAGTTCGGGTTGACCGACTGCACGGCGTTGCCGATGCGCTCCGCCGCCGCCTTCCAATCGGTGGCCTGGTTGCCGTCGCCCCAGGTGGCCTGGCCGTGCGGCTCGTTGTGCAGATCGGCGGCGACGACCGACGGGTTGTCGGCGTAGCGCTGGGCCAGCATCTTCCAATTCTCGATCATTTTCGATTCCGGATACTGGCTGGTGTACCAGAGCCCGTTCTCGTTGGCCGAGGCACCGTCGCCGGAGCGGTGGTGGTCGAGGATGATCTTCATGCCGGTCTGATCGGCGTATTCGATGATCTTGTCGAACACCTCGAGGCTGGTCTTGCCCTGAAGCTCCGGGTTCTTCGAATAGTCGATGCCGGTGGGCATGCGGCCGTTGTCCAGCATGGCGTCCGACCAGGGCAGGCGGATGGTGTTGAAGCCCTGGTCCTGCATCTGGTTCATGATGTTCTTGTAGCTGTCCTGCCACAGCCCCTGCGGGGCGAAGGCGTAGCCCTCCGCGCCGAACCAGTTCACGCCGGTCAGCTTCACGTTGTTGCCGGCGCTGTCCACGATCTGGCTGCCGTCGGTGTGCAGGTAGCCGCCGCTGGACCCGGCGCCGCTGTCGGTGGAGGGGGTGGTCACCGGGGCGGTCGGCGTGGCCGGCGGCGTGCTCGGAGCCGTGTTCGGGGTCGTGGAGGGCGCGGAGGCGGACTCGGCGGTGAACAGACCCTTGTCGGCCTCGACCACCAGCGTGCCGTTCCACCACAGGTCGGCCTGCCCCTTGATGACGTCCTTGCCGTCGAGCGCGCCCTTGTCGTAGCTGACCGCGGAGTCGGCCGGGGCGTATTCGTGGCCGTTGATGGTCACGCTGCCGACATGCAGGTTGCGGTCCTGGCCGTTCACCGTGGCGTCGTTGT is a genomic window of Azospirillum formosense containing:
- a CDS encoding carbohydrate-binding domain-containing protein, coding for MATTSTGLTKSKIVVNAYGTSSDAVNPHFRLMIDGKDVGQASVGSAEPKAYTFDVDVSSGQAHKVQVVYDNDDVNAGSNRDLGIKSIVINGHTLSPTDASYERHDDAGGTMAGQEGLWWNGALTFSTPSSLYGATPDTATSGSAAAAPEADSAATGGSDASAAPGSSTITINARGTAAAGQNAHFTVLADGKKIGEGTAGTESKDFSFKTDLAADQAHKIQVQYDNDATVNGQDRNLHVGSVTINGHEYAPADSAVSYDKGALDGKDVIKGQADLWWNGTLVVEADKGLFTAESASAPSTTPNTAPSTPPATPTAPVTTPSTDSGAGSSGGYLHTDGSQIVDSAGNNVKLTGVNWFGAEGYAFAPQGLWQDSYKNIMNQMQDQGFNTIRLPWSDAMLDNGRMPTGIDYSKNPELQGKTSLEVFDKIIEYADQTGMKIILDHHRSGDGASANENGLWYTSQYPESKMIENWKMLAQRYADNPSVVAADLHNEPHGQATWGDGNQATDWKAAAERIGNAVQSVNPNWLLIVEGVENSSEGTYWWGGNLDGVKTDPVDFNIDNKLVYSVHDYPPSMAGFGWFNDPAYPNNMKDIWTDAWGWIVQKGIAPVLVGEFGTKLETGQDKQWLDAMVKYMDGDYNGDGKSDLAAGDQGVSFTYWAWSPGSGDTGGIMTDDWAVNTAKMNAIEPALFDGTIA